From one Eriocheir sinensis breed Jianghai 21 unplaced genomic scaffold, ASM2467909v1 Scaffold144, whole genome shotgun sequence genomic stretch:
- the LOC126990072 gene encoding neogenin-like isoform X3, whose translation MLLPTVPAMAKGRVARTTDDGPLLDKEDLDTLFCGTSSSSLHIHGLQEEDEGTYRCRAENREDSLDAVAHIQVQVAPRFLRQPANALAYEKENVELECSVYGQPEPSLHWLKNGELLVETEYLQRTRPERECSSSSEGRDEYKTQISDLSPGSNYMVRVAAHTSGGLVGASIHEVRVFTKPDLDLPSASESESCLHLTHQSGGHLVAARTGQNAHHGIHHVLYAVFSSGWVSRRTRSKGHWYVT comes from the exons ATGCTGCTGCCCACGGTGCCGGCCATGGCCAAGGGCAGGGTGGCCAGGACTACAGATGATGGGCCACTCCTAGacaaaga ggacctggacacactgttctgcggcaccagcagcagcagcctgcacatccatggcctgcaggaggaggacgaggggacgtacaGGTGCCGGGCGGAGAACAGGGAGGACTCGCTCGACGCCGTGGCCCACATACAGGTCCAAG TTGCTCCGAGGTTTCTGAGGCAGCCGGCCAACGCTCTCGCCTATGAGAAGGAGAACGTGGAGCTGGAGTGCAGCGTGTACGGCCAGCCAGAGCCCTCGCTCCACTGGCTCAAGAACGGCGAGCTGCTGGTGGAGACGGAATACCTTCAG aGAACGCGTCCAGAACGTGAGTGCAGCTCCTCCAGCGAGGGACGGGATGAATACAAGACCCAGATCAGCGACCTAAGTCCCGGGAGTAACTACATGGTGCGGGTGGCGGCCCACACCTCCGGCGGCCTGGTGGGCGCCTCCATACACGAGGTGCGGGTGTTCACCAAGCCGGACCTGGACCTGCCCTCCGCCTCAGAGTCTGAAAGTTGTCTCCACCTCACCCACCAGTCTGGAGGCCACTTGGTCGCCGCCCGTACTGGCCAAAACGCCCATCACGGGATACACCATGTTCTATACGCAG TTTTCTCCTCAGGTTGGGTCAGCAGAAGAACACGAAGTAAAGGTCACTGGTACGTCACATGA
- the LOC126990072 gene encoding netrin receptor DCC-like isoform X2: MLLPTVPAMAKGRVARTTDDGPLLDKEDLDTLFCGTSSSSLHIHGLQEEDEGTYRCRAENRDLDTLFCGTSSSSLHIHGLQEEDEGTYRCRAENREDSLDAVAHIQVQVAPRFLRQPANALAYEKENVELECSVYGQPEPSLHWLKNGELLVETEYLQRTRPERECSSSSEGRDEYKTQISDLSPGSNYMVRVAAHTSGGLVGASIHEVRVFTKPDLDLPSASESESCLHLTHQSGGHLVAARTGQNAHHGIHHVLYAVFSSGWVSRRTRSKGHWYVT, translated from the exons ATGCTGCTGCCCACGGTGCCGGCCATGGCCAAGGGCAGGGTGGCCAGGACTACAGATGATGGGCCACTCCTAGacaaaga ggacctggacacactgttctgcggcaccagcagcagcagcctgcacatccatggcctgcaggaggaggacgaggggacgtacaggtgccgggcggagaacagggacctggacacactgttctgcggcaccagcagcagcagcctgcacatccatggcctgcaggaggaggacgaggggacgtacaGGTGCCGGGCGGAGAACAGGGAGGACTCGCTCGACGCCGTGGCCCACATACAGGTCCAAG TTGCTCCGAGGTTTCTGAGGCAGCCGGCCAACGCTCTCGCCTATGAGAAGGAGAACGTGGAGCTGGAGTGCAGCGTGTACGGCCAGCCAGAGCCCTCGCTCCACTGGCTCAAGAACGGCGAGCTGCTGGTGGAGACGGAATACCTTCAG aGAACGCGTCCAGAACGTGAGTGCAGCTCCTCCAGCGAGGGACGGGATGAATACAAGACCCAGATCAGCGACCTAAGTCCCGGGAGTAACTACATGGTGCGGGTGGCGGCCCACACCTCCGGCGGCCTGGTGGGCGCCTCCATACACGAGGTGCGGGTGTTCACCAAGCCGGACCTGGACCTGCCCTCCGCCTCAGAGTCTGAAAGTTGTCTCCACCTCACCCACCAGTCTGGAGGCCACTTGGTCGCCGCCCGTACTGGCCAAAACGCCCATCACGGGATACACCATGTTCTATACGCAG TTTTCTCCTCAGGTTGGGTCAGCAGAAGAACACGAAGTAAAGGTCACTGGTACGTCACATGA
- the LOC126990072 gene encoding neogenin-like isoform X1, with protein MLLPTVPAMAKGRVARTTDDGPLLDKERRGRGWLRHLVHVNTLSYLCQGLTLCGQHSQQGLCLVMDLDTLFCGTSSSSLHIHGLQEEDEGTYRCRAENREDSLDAVAHIQVQVAPRFLRQPANALAYEKENVELECSVYGQPEPSLHWLKNGELLVETEYLQRTRPERECSSSSEGRDEYKTQISDLSPGSNYMVRVAAHTSGGLVGASIHEVRVFTKPDLDLPSASESESCLHLTHQSGGHLVAARTGQNAHHGIHHVLYAVFSSGWVSRRTRSKGHWYVT; from the exons ATGCTGCTGCCCACGGTGCCGGCCATGGCCAAGGGCAGGGTGGCCAGGACTACAGATGATGGGCCACTCCTAGacaaaga GCGGCGGGGAAGAGGATGGTTAAGACACCTTGTGCATGTTAATACTCTCTCATACTTGTGCCAAGGCCTAACACTGTGTGGCCAACACTCTCAGCAGGGGCTTTGTCTTGTGAT ggacctggacacactgttctgcggcaccagcagcagcagcctgcacatccatggcctgcaggaggaggacgaggggacgtacaGGTGCCGGGCGGAGAACAGGGAGGACTCGCTCGACGCCGTGGCCCACATACAGGTCCAAG TTGCTCCGAGGTTTCTGAGGCAGCCGGCCAACGCTCTCGCCTATGAGAAGGAGAACGTGGAGCTGGAGTGCAGCGTGTACGGCCAGCCAGAGCCCTCGCTCCACTGGCTCAAGAACGGCGAGCTGCTGGTGGAGACGGAATACCTTCAG aGAACGCGTCCAGAACGTGAGTGCAGCTCCTCCAGCGAGGGACGGGATGAATACAAGACCCAGATCAGCGACCTAAGTCCCGGGAGTAACTACATGGTGCGGGTGGCGGCCCACACCTCCGGCGGCCTGGTGGGCGCCTCCATACACGAGGTGCGGGTGTTCACCAAGCCGGACCTGGACCTGCCCTCCGCCTCAGAGTCTGAAAGTTGTCTCCACCTCACCCACCAGTCTGGAGGCCACTTGGTCGCCGCCCGTACTGGCCAAAACGCCCATCACGGGATACACCATGTTCTATACGCAG TTTTCTCCTCAGGTTGGGTCAGCAGAAGAACACGAAGTAAAGGTCACTGGTACGTCACATGA